A region from the Salicibibacter cibarius genome encodes:
- a CDS encoding helix-turn-helix transcriptional regulator: MLGKTQHHYLWLQLSGQKNDDYLLTALQENGYYAEFHRRLPKKKPRSQEKVIVLSVEESFRLLESGVLHALANAYRLCAIIPPHSPGLMERTMESEVMILFSINQSFRQMIQHFSVARLYKTYVDPLLQNDLLQAVRRSNSGKEDHDPSAIADHDDGVLYLDNAKASEKLTASERRVLDALLKGKSNRKIAEDDYLSVSTVNNHVSQITKKMDANDRTHTVKRVIELGWLYDG; encoded by the coding sequence ATGCTGGGGAAAACTCAACATCATTATTTATGGTTGCAGCTTAGTGGCCAAAAAAATGATGATTATTTACTAACGGCCCTACAGGAGAATGGATATTATGCAGAATTTCACAGACGTTTACCGAAAAAGAAGCCGCGAAGTCAAGAAAAGGTGATTGTTTTATCAGTGGAAGAGAGTTTTCGATTGTTGGAAAGCGGGGTGTTGCATGCTTTAGCGAACGCATACCGTCTGTGTGCGATTATTCCTCCCCATTCTCCTGGTCTAATGGAGAGAACGATGGAATCAGAAGTTATGATCTTGTTTTCGATCAACCAATCATTTCGGCAAATGATCCAACATTTTTCTGTGGCACGATTGTATAAAACGTATGTGGATCCATTGTTGCAGAACGACTTGTTACAAGCTGTGCGACGGAGCAATTCCGGTAAGGAAGACCATGATCCATCCGCGATTGCCGATCATGATGACGGGGTTCTTTACTTGGATAATGCAAAGGCATCGGAAAAGCTTACCGCTTCGGAACGCCGAGTACTTGATGCTTTATTAAAAGGAAAAAGCAACCGAAAAATTGCTGAAGACGATTACTTATCGGTGTCTACAGTGAATAATCATGTCAGTCAAATAACGAAAAAAATGGATGCCAACGATCGCACCCACACGGTAAAACGGGTCATAGAACTGGGATGGCTATACGACGGTTAG
- a CDS encoding competence protein ComK: MEKSIRARYRVSAKTMAILPDTQGSIIYEREQTVVYCRERPLHIIRRSCLDGGASLEGRLDAVRHKTKLGRKLPIPINVEENWFAFPTSGLRDHDCCWVFYHHIDTVVASHGGLCNIYFHDQQMISVKKSLYTLNRQMQRTGWIMSLFLFR; encoded by the coding sequence ATGGAAAAATCAATAAGGGCAAGGTACCGGGTGAGCGCCAAAACGATGGCAATTTTGCCGGATACACAAGGTTCAATCATTTATGAGCGAGAGCAAACAGTTGTGTATTGCCGGGAACGACCGCTACATATCATTCGACGATCATGTTTGGATGGGGGAGCATCATTGGAGGGGAGGTTAGATGCCGTGCGGCATAAAACAAAACTGGGAAGGAAGCTCCCCATCCCGATTAATGTGGAAGAAAATTGGTTTGCGTTTCCAACATCAGGATTACGTGATCATGATTGTTGCTGGGTATTTTATCATCATATTGACACCGTTGTAGCTTCCCACGGAGGATTGTGCAATATTTATTTCCATGACCAACAAATGATTTCTGTAAAAAAAAGCCTGTATACGCTAAATAGACAAATGCAACGAACAGGCTGGATTATGTCATTGTTTCTATTTCGATAA
- the flgL gene encoding flagellar hook-associated protein FlgL has product MRVTQSMISSQTLINIQKNNGKLANLQEQLSTGKKINHPSQDPVVATSSMRHRTELRGIEQYERNVSEAKSWMESTDSSLDTVNQAMQRMREITLQASNDTYDETQRQAIAEEVGQLISHIEDLANTQVNNKYIFNGTDTANPPVDLAEGNFPDPDTGTGEVTLELMDGVEVPINVSADQVFHEEMFTDLQELESKLEDPDTSDETFDAFLSTIDGHLDEVLRVEAELGARVNRVEMIEGRLGDQNEIATRIMSDNEDADFAEVIMDLVTQESLHQAALSAGARIIQPSLMDFLR; this is encoded by the coding sequence ATGCGGGTCACGCAGTCGATGATTTCCAGTCAAACGCTAATAAATATACAAAAGAACAATGGTAAACTCGCAAACTTACAGGAACAGCTTTCCACCGGTAAAAAGATTAACCACCCATCCCAAGATCCGGTGGTGGCAACGAGCAGCATGCGTCATCGCACGGAATTGCGCGGGATTGAGCAATACGAACGAAATGTTTCGGAAGCAAAATCATGGATGGAAAGTACTGACAGTTCTCTTGACACAGTAAATCAGGCGATGCAACGAATGCGGGAAATTACTTTACAAGCATCCAATGATACGTATGATGAAACCCAGCGGCAGGCGATCGCTGAAGAAGTTGGTCAGCTCATCAGTCATATCGAAGATCTGGCAAACACGCAAGTAAACAATAAATATATCTTTAATGGAACAGATACAGCGAATCCGCCTGTGGATCTTGCGGAAGGAAATTTCCCGGACCCAGACACGGGCACGGGTGAGGTAACACTCGAATTGATGGATGGGGTTGAAGTTCCGATTAACGTATCTGCAGATCAAGTGTTTCATGAGGAGATGTTCACCGATCTACAAGAACTTGAAAGCAAACTCGAAGATCCTGACACGTCCGACGAAACGTTCGATGCTTTTTTATCAACGATTGACGGGCATTTGGATGAGGTATTGCGTGTTGAAGCGGAACTCGGCGCAAGGGTGAACAGGGTTGAAATGATCGAAGGTCGCTTAGGGGACCAAAACGAGATCGCGACCCGGATCATGTCTGACAATGAAGATGCGGATTTCGCCGAAGTCATTATGGATCTCGTCACCCAAGAAAGTTTGCATCAAGCTGCCTTATCGGCTGGTGCACGGATTATTCAACCAAGTTTGATGGATTTCTTAAGATAA
- the flgK gene encoding flagellar hook-associated protein FlgK, translating to MTSTFHGLQTAYKGLMGQQSALRTTGHNIANANTEGYTRQRVNFNASQAYPAPGKNAPSIPGQVGTGVDVENIERVREHFLDAQYRGENANAGYWGQKLTSMERIEEVMNEQSETGLLAEAMDEFWGSLHDLSANPDDASAREITAQRAAALADTYNHMVGSLETNKRGIGDEIDTSVQVVNGLLTQTHDLNEEIAQIEAQGQIPNDLYDQRDRVIDELSEYINIEVEPENPGSHTHPAAEGGISVYVVDDDGNRLGDDDGVAIVQGENGNEGHLELAVEKDDEESLVESINFGDDLELLGDHHGKLGALVDAFGYGGEEGLYQDKITDLNHLMSGFRDVFNDVHSNGYDLNGEEGLDEFFEFDDGVLSVNDDIMDDTDLIAAAGQSGNAGDGSNALELANVKETSGFDSAYQSVIGEMAVEVHEARRMNETSDMRRDTIEMNCQSVSSVSLDEEMTNMIQFQHAYNASSRMITVIDEMLEQVINQMGIVGR from the coding sequence ATGACCTCTACGTTTCATGGACTACAAACTGCATATAAAGGATTAATGGGCCAACAATCAGCTTTAAGAACGACCGGCCACAATATTGCCAATGCAAATACAGAAGGGTATACACGTCAGCGTGTGAACTTCAACGCCTCCCAAGCTTATCCGGCCCCCGGCAAAAACGCGCCTTCCATCCCCGGCCAAGTAGGGACGGGAGTGGATGTTGAAAATATCGAGCGTGTTCGAGAGCACTTTCTTGATGCGCAGTACCGGGGGGAGAATGCAAATGCCGGATACTGGGGACAAAAGCTAACCTCTATGGAGCGTATCGAAGAAGTTATGAATGAACAATCCGAAACCGGTCTATTGGCAGAAGCGATGGACGAATTTTGGGGATCATTACACGATCTGTCAGCAAACCCTGATGATGCCAGTGCCCGGGAGATTACCGCTCAGCGCGCCGCGGCGCTTGCCGATACATATAATCATATGGTAGGGTCCCTGGAAACGAATAAGCGCGGGATAGGGGATGAAATAGACACTTCCGTACAAGTTGTCAATGGGCTGCTGACACAAACGCATGATTTAAATGAAGAGATTGCCCAAATCGAAGCCCAAGGGCAAATACCGAACGATCTCTATGACCAACGCGACCGTGTCATTGACGAATTGTCCGAGTATATCAACATTGAAGTTGAACCTGAAAATCCGGGCTCGCATACGCATCCAGCCGCAGAAGGAGGGATTAGCGTCTACGTTGTTGACGATGATGGGAATCGCCTCGGGGATGATGATGGTGTTGCAATTGTTCAAGGGGAAAATGGAAATGAAGGGCATCTTGAACTTGCTGTGGAAAAAGATGATGAAGAAAGCTTGGTAGAAAGCATCAACTTCGGGGATGATCTTGAGCTTTTGGGTGATCATCATGGAAAGTTGGGTGCTTTAGTGGATGCATTCGGATATGGAGGAGAGGAAGGCCTTTATCAAGATAAGATCACAGATTTAAATCATTTGATGAGCGGTTTCAGAGACGTTTTTAACGATGTTCACAGCAATGGTTACGATTTAAATGGCGAGGAAGGATTGGATGAATTCTTTGAATTCGATGATGGAGTACTGAGTGTGAATGACGACATAATGGATGACACCGACTTAATTGCTGCCGCCGGTCAAAGCGGAAATGCCGGTGATGGATCCAATGCTTTGGAGTTGGCGAATGTAAAAGAAACCTCCGGTTTTGACTCCGCCTATCAAAGCGTCATCGGGGAGATGGCAGTTGAAGTGCATGAGGCCCGTCGCATGAACGAAACGTCCGACATGCGCCGCGATACGATTGAAATGAACTGTCAATCGGTAAGCAGTGTTTCCCTTGATGAAGAAATGACGAACATGATCCAATTTCAGCACGCTTACAATGCCTCCTCACGGATGATTACGGTGATTGATGAGATGCTGGAGCAAGTCATTAATCAGATGGGCATTGTCGGGCGATAA
- the hpf gene encoding ribosome hibernation-promoting factor, HPF/YfiA family, whose product MNYNVRGENMEVTPSLREYVEKKVGKVERYFDTPPVADVHVKMHVQNNQQHSIEVTIPMSRLLLRAEEDHSDMYAAIDLVVEKLERQIRKHKTKVNRKFRQSGTKDVFKNEMGVTQLENGWSEEDDDPGFQLVRTKRFNLKPMDAEEAVLQMDMLGHSFFVFSNAVSGDTNVVYRRKDGRYGLIEPEA is encoded by the coding sequence ATGAATTACAATGTCCGTGGGGAAAACATGGAGGTAACACCATCATTGCGAGAATATGTGGAGAAAAAGGTGGGCAAGGTGGAGAGGTATTTTGATACGCCTCCGGTCGCCGATGTTCACGTGAAAATGCACGTTCAAAATAACCAACAACATAGCATCGAGGTTACAATTCCCATGTCTCGCCTTCTTCTGCGTGCCGAAGAGGACCATTCGGATATGTACGCGGCTATTGATCTTGTCGTCGAGAAACTGGAAAGGCAAATTCGCAAACATAAAACAAAAGTAAACCGTAAGTTTAGACAGAGCGGCACGAAGGATGTATTTAAGAATGAAATGGGCGTTACGCAATTGGAGAATGGTTGGTCGGAAGAAGATGACGATCCCGGCTTCCAACTTGTGCGTACAAAACGTTTCAACCTTAAGCCGATGGATGCGGAAGAGGCCGTGTTGCAAATGGATATGCTTGGCCACTCGTTCTTCGTCTTTTCCAATGCAGTGAGCGGAGACACAAACGTTGTTTACCGAAGAAAAGACGGACGTTACGGGTTAATTGAACCGGAGGCTTGA
- a CDS encoding flagellar protein FlaG encodes MDSSPITSAGGGSTFPMQRFLSLANEHAQRIEKKHDRFGQKQMEDYVEEFNDILERTPTSLRFNIHEDLDRIYVHVVDRFSEEILREIPPEKLLDMTAAILKQAGIIVDEQW; translated from the coding sequence ATGGATTCCAGTCCAATCACTTCCGCAGGAGGGGGAAGCACCTTTCCGATGCAACGGTTTCTATCGTTAGCGAATGAGCATGCACAAAGGATTGAGAAAAAACATGATAGGTTCGGGCAAAAGCAAATGGAAGACTACGTTGAAGAATTCAACGATATTCTGGAAAGAACCCCGACGTCTTTACGATTTAATATTCACGAGGATTTGGACCGTATTTATGTGCATGTGGTCGATCGTTTTTCCGAGGAAATATTGCGGGAAATCCCACCTGAAAAGTTGCTTGACATGACAGCGGCTATTTTAAAACAAGCAGGTATCATCGTAGATGAACAATGGTAA
- the fliW gene encoding flagellar assembly protein FliW, whose product MKISTKYNGEIEVSESEVIDFPNGLPAFENETRWILQHYKGPFYVLQSVHTAEVAFFVCEIFSIFPDYQIELPASVTEPLQLTDTKQASLWIILTIKDPFETSTANLAAPLVLNVDVKKGKQYILQDSEYSRQYPLLQRKESSSRHAHTHSQT is encoded by the coding sequence TTGAAAATCTCAACGAAATACAATGGAGAAATTGAAGTCTCTGAATCAGAGGTGATTGATTTTCCAAATGGGTTACCGGCCTTTGAAAACGAAACACGTTGGATCTTACAGCATTACAAAGGTCCGTTTTACGTACTGCAATCGGTTCACACCGCGGAAGTTGCCTTTTTCGTTTGTGAAATCTTTTCTATTTTCCCGGATTACCAAATAGAGTTGCCTGCGTCCGTTACCGAGCCCTTGCAGTTAACGGACACAAAGCAGGCTTCCTTATGGATAATCCTAACGATAAAAGACCCCTTCGAGACTTCGACGGCAAATTTGGCGGCGCCCCTTGTTTTAAATGTGGATGTAAAAAAAGGCAAGCAATATATCCTGCAAGACAGCGAATATTCCCGGCAATATCCACTCTTGCAAAGAAAGGAGTCTTCCTCCCGGCATGCTCATACTCACTCGCAAACATGA
- the csrA gene encoding carbon storage regulator CsrA produces MLILTRKHDESIQIGDGIEVKIVSVEGDQVKLGIDAPRHVDIHRKEIYDSIQEENKVAAISSAKIPSSFSFNE; encoded by the coding sequence ATGCTCATACTCACTCGCAAACATGATGAATCGATACAAATCGGCGATGGAATCGAAGTGAAAATTGTCAGTGTTGAAGGAGATCAAGTGAAATTAGGCATAGACGCACCGAGACATGTGGACATTCACCGGAAAGAAATCTACGATTCTATCCAGGAGGAAAATAAAGTTGCCGCCATTTCTTCGGCGAAAATCCCATCATCGTTTTCGTTTAATGAATAA
- the fliD gene encoding flagellar filament capping protein FliD, with translation MRVTGMASGMDIDQMVDDLMRAERVPQDRYVQEQMFTNWQVDAYRELNTQVSAFEESVFDRLLTPSSFLQRTGTSSNDSLVSVISSSGTGNSQYTVSEVSQLATAATTQSDAPISEGDEEFDPSQPLGELEGLNWEDGTVHTELLRGDGETTTFEFAEDTSLNDDYVIVNVDGVSHKVIREGDPGEGEVLLGANDQTLTFAEPIANGARVEVQYVDDDGEGRFMFAGAETFGEDGEVRRHEGFITEEDNLQNVLNEFNNSDIGINAFYDSHSDQVSVSRAETGVFNPDGGQEIKFDEDSFFTDVLNLGNDADQGAQNAKFTINGLETERRSNTFTMDNLTVTLHDAFDESVTVSSSVDTDAIVENITEFVDEYNALLTEVHEKLGETRNRDYPPLTDEQRREMTEHEIELWEEQAQSGLLRHDRQLGNFMNRMRENLYETVNVEGSDIEHLSDLGIATSNDYLERGRLEIDEGELRSAVEEDPEGAFNFFSQSGAESGIARNLRETATDMEEAISREAGGSNGRYQNHQFSLGREINQLDDQIENFDRRLEQIENRYWRQFTAMEQAISEANNQNQMLMNFMFGDGNQMM, from the coding sequence ATGAGAGTAACGGGGATGGCTTCCGGGATGGATATCGACCAAATGGTTGATGATCTAATGAGGGCCGAACGTGTGCCGCAGGATCGATATGTTCAAGAACAAATGTTTACAAATTGGCAGGTAGATGCTTATCGTGAGTTAAACACGCAGGTTAGCGCCTTCGAAGAATCTGTGTTTGATCGGCTTCTGACGCCAAGCAGTTTTCTTCAAAGGACGGGGACATCTTCGAACGATTCGCTCGTTTCCGTGATTTCCTCTTCCGGTACCGGTAATTCACAGTATACTGTATCTGAAGTCAGCCAGTTGGCAACGGCGGCTACGACGCAGAGTGACGCCCCGATTAGCGAAGGGGATGAGGAATTTGATCCTTCACAGCCTTTAGGGGAGTTGGAAGGATTAAATTGGGAGGACGGGACGGTCCACACTGAACTTTTGCGAGGCGATGGAGAGACAACGACTTTTGAATTTGCCGAAGACACAAGCCTTAATGATGACTATGTGATTGTAAATGTGGATGGTGTTTCCCATAAAGTTATTAGAGAAGGAGATCCGGGAGAAGGGGAAGTGTTACTGGGCGCTAATGACCAAACCTTAACGTTTGCAGAACCTATTGCGAACGGCGCTCGTGTTGAAGTTCAGTATGTGGATGATGATGGAGAAGGACGGTTTATGTTCGCGGGTGCCGAAACCTTCGGGGAAGACGGAGAGGTACGCCGCCATGAAGGGTTCATCACAGAGGAAGACAATCTGCAAAATGTTCTCAATGAATTTAATAACAGCGATATTGGCATAAACGCTTTTTATGATAGCCATTCTGATCAAGTTTCCGTTTCCCGCGCGGAAACGGGGGTTTTTAATCCGGACGGCGGCCAAGAAATTAAATTTGATGAAGACAGTTTTTTTACAGACGTTCTAAACTTGGGCAACGATGCGGATCAAGGAGCACAAAACGCTAAGTTTACAATCAATGGCTTGGAAACCGAGCGCCGCTCCAACACGTTCACGATGGATAATTTAACGGTCACCTTGCATGATGCATTTGACGAGTCTGTCACCGTTTCATCATCGGTGGACACAGATGCAATCGTGGAAAACATCACTGAATTTGTGGATGAATATAATGCTTTGCTGACAGAGGTTCACGAGAAACTCGGAGAAACCCGAAATCGCGATTACCCCCCGCTTACGGATGAACAACGCCGGGAAATGACTGAACACGAGATTGAACTTTGGGAGGAACAGGCACAAAGCGGCTTATTAAGACACGATCGCCAATTGGGAAATTTCATGAACCGAATGCGCGAGAATCTTTATGAAACCGTCAATGTGGAAGGATCGGATATCGAGCATTTGAGCGATCTGGGGATTGCGACTTCGAATGATTATCTGGAACGCGGCAGATTGGAAATTGATGAAGGGGAGTTACGTTCGGCCGTTGAAGAAGATCCGGAAGGAGCGTTTAACTTCTTTTCCCAAAGCGGTGCGGAGAGTGGAATTGCCAGGAATTTGCGTGAGACGGCCACTGATATGGAAGAAGCGATTTCCAGGGAAGCCGGGGGATCCAATGGGCGGTATCAGAACCATCAATTCTCATTGGGTCGTGAAATTAATCAGCTTGATGATCAGATTGAAAACTTTGATCGTCGTTTGGAACAGATCGAAAATCGGTATTGGCGCCAATTTACTGCTATGGAGCAAGCAATCAGCGAAGCGAACAACCAAAATCAAATGCTTATGAATTTTATGTTTGGTGACGGCAATCAAATGATGTAG
- the fliS gene encoding flagellar export chaperone FliS, with protein MYDGGMGTQTRAVYQQNAFQTASPGELTLMLYNGCLKFIRLSANAMEKKDYEAKNFNITKAQKIIRELMVTLRVENETTQQMLQLYDFAFDALVRANINNDANALEEAASIITEFRDTWKEVIKIDRKQRHASGVNG; from the coding sequence ATGTATGATGGGGGAATGGGCACGCAAACGCGTGCCGTATATCAACAAAATGCTTTTCAAACAGCTTCTCCCGGGGAATTAACGTTAATGCTCTATAATGGATGTTTGAAATTTATCCGGCTTTCCGCAAATGCCATGGAAAAAAAAGATTATGAAGCAAAAAACTTCAATATCACGAAAGCACAAAAGATCATACGTGAACTGATGGTCACCCTTCGGGTAGAGAATGAAACGACCCAACAAATGCTGCAGTTGTACGATTTCGCTTTTGATGCTCTTGTAAGGGCAAATATTAATAATGATGCAAATGCATTGGAAGAAGCGGCTTCCATAATCACTGAATTTCGTGATACGTGGAAAGAAGTCATAAAGATTGACCGTAAACAAAGACACGCATCGGGTGTTAATGGATAA
- a CDS encoding DUF6612 family protein: protein MRYKLGFFILLILSTLITACNNDGDSEETNIPDETDEEENHTITEEGSNPATLLEKSIDTMSNLNSFSVTMTTEQDIAFDEETSRTESTTDTIVTYAPFAYHEETTIVEEDEGEEMSMETYFTDDGFYSYESFLDEWVKFPEDIEGDIRELSARQQDPELLLEILMTQLDDDSMEAIEEQDHYTITVQGDTEGLQEVSTAITDSLNGGMDMVLEDILSVVDVNDIHYELLIDKETYAFQAFNAQIDMDFEAEEGQRVASRQTITASYGSLNEIDDITVPEEVESAADEIDFQLDLDAENE, encoded by the coding sequence ATGAGGTATAAGCTCGGCTTCTTTATACTGCTCATCCTATCCACCCTTATTACCGCCTGCAATAATGATGGGGACTCGGAAGAAACGAATATTCCGGACGAAACTGACGAGGAAGAAAATCACACGATTACGGAAGAAGGCAGCAATCCGGCAACACTCTTGGAAAAGTCTATCGACACAATGAGCAACCTAAACAGCTTTTCGGTTACCATGACAACAGAGCAAGATATAGCTTTTGATGAAGAGACGTCTCGCACTGAAAGTACGACAGATACAATCGTCACCTACGCCCCTTTTGCCTATCATGAAGAAACGACCATCGTTGAAGAGGACGAGGGCGAGGAAATGAGCATGGAAACGTACTTTACGGATGATGGCTTTTATTCCTATGAATCGTTTCTGGACGAATGGGTGAAATTCCCCGAGGATATTGAAGGAGATATAAGGGAGTTGTCTGCCCGCCAACAAGATCCGGAGCTGTTGCTGGAAATACTAATGACGCAACTGGATGATGACAGCATGGAAGCCATAGAAGAGCAGGATCACTACACCATTACCGTACAGGGAGATACGGAAGGTTTACAGGAAGTGAGCACAGCGATCACTGATTCACTTAATGGCGGCATGGATATGGTGCTCGAAGATATTCTATCCGTCGTTGATGTAAATGATATTCATTATGAACTACTGATTGACAAAGAAACGTATGCCTTTCAGGCGTTTAATGCTCAGATTGATATGGACTTTGAGGCGGAGGAAGGGCAAAGGGTCGCCTCCCGACAAACGATAACAGCATCCTATGGATCCTTAAACGAAATTGATGATATCACCGTTCCCGAAGAGGTGGAAAGTGCCGCGGATGAGATTGATTTTCAACTGGATTTGGATGCTGAAAATGAGTAA